A region from the Nesterenkonia lacusekhoensis genome encodes:
- a CDS encoding YlbL family protein, with protein MSERPETPASPYGSFVRAPSAEPPTTPSRSWTLRRTVKTAAGLSALVLGLTSLTLPSPYLLEAPGPIFNTTGETEDEPVITVEGADTYDTEGTLSLTTVYVSGEPTNTVRVPDVVAGWLSPSTDIMPHELVYPSGTTADEVQQRNTQAMASSQDLALAAALEELGMDYRQQLDILDFAPEAEEAGAAEVLQVGDQVVAAGGEEITGLEGMRAAVNDAAGQPVELTVIRDGEEIDVEVPTYQEADGEYYVGIMLQGDFDFPVDVDIQLENVGGPSAGLMFSLGIVDAMTEESMTGGEQWSGTGTVDPDGTVGPIGGIAQKAVGSQDQGAQHFLVPRDNCAELEGRVPDGLQTYGVEDVAEARQIVEAVRDGDDDFLAGLEPCGTE; from the coding sequence ATGTCCGAGCGCCCAGAGACCCCTGCCTCCCCGTACGGCTCCTTCGTGCGTGCGCCCAGCGCAGAGCCGCCGACGACGCCCTCGCGTTCCTGGACGCTGCGCCGGACGGTCAAGACCGCGGCCGGCCTCTCGGCTCTGGTTCTCGGGCTGACCTCCCTGACGCTGCCCAGTCCCTATCTTCTGGAGGCTCCAGGGCCCATCTTCAACACCACCGGTGAGACCGAGGATGAGCCTGTGATCACGGTGGAGGGCGCAGACACCTATGACACTGAGGGCACACTGAGCCTGACCACCGTCTACGTCAGCGGCGAACCGACCAATACGGTGCGCGTCCCCGATGTGGTGGCCGGCTGGCTCTCACCGAGCACCGACATCATGCCTCATGAGCTGGTCTACCCCTCCGGCACCACCGCCGATGAGGTGCAGCAGAGGAACACTCAGGCCATGGCCAGCTCTCAGGATCTCGCCCTGGCGGCGGCTCTGGAGGAGCTGGGGATGGACTACCGCCAGCAGCTCGACATCCTGGACTTCGCCCCAGAGGCTGAGGAGGCCGGCGCCGCGGAGGTCCTCCAGGTCGGAGACCAGGTCGTCGCCGCTGGGGGAGAGGAGATCACCGGTCTGGAAGGTATGCGGGCGGCGGTGAACGATGCCGCAGGTCAGCCGGTAGAATTGACGGTGATCCGCGACGGCGAGGAGATCGACGTCGAGGTCCCCACGTATCAGGAGGCCGACGGCGAATATTATGTCGGCATCATGCTCCAGGGAGACTTCGATTTCCCCGTGGACGTGGACATCCAGCTGGAGAACGTGGGCGGACCTTCCGCCGGTCTCATGTTCAGCCTGGGGATCGTGGATGCGATGACCGAGGAGTCCATGACCGGCGGCGAGCAGTGGTCCGGGACCGGAACCGTGGATCCGGACGGGACCGTCGGGCCCATCGGGGGCATCGCCCAGAAGGCGGTCGGATCGCAGGACCAGGGTGCTCAGCACTTCCTGGTTCCGCGGGACAACTGCGCGGAGCTGGAGGGCCGAGTCCCTGACGGGCTGCAGACCTACGGCGTCGAGGACGTCGCCGAGGCTCGGCAGATCGTCGAGGCGGTCCGCGACGGCGACGATGACTTCCTGGCAGGGCTGGAACCCTGCGGAACTGAATAG
- a CDS encoding zinc-dependent metalloprotease codes for MSENNRNNQGSGDGENPQDPMEEFFKQLFGGQMPGQGDDADAGGSAGRGPSMGFTGNPGQGQGGSGDQTGGFPGMPPGFDPSQMGMPMDPQMMQQIMGQVQAMFSAMQNPSEEDQGPVNWTMARQAARQAASGDDPSVSSAERREIDDALRLAEMWLDGATAFESPGAIGHAWSRAQWVEETFDSWKRLTEPVAESVSKALSGALKEQLDEQGGSMPPEIASMMGGAGSQQITGMIESMGGMAFGMQLGQAVGELAKEVHGSSDIGLPLAGHSMALLPKNVREFGEGLQVDPREILLFLALREAARMRLFSRSPWLEQDLFNAVAQYAAGIHIDMSRIEEAASQIDPSNPQAMQDVLGEGLFTPERTPMQEAALKRIETTLALIEGWVDDVVSQAAEHLESLPRLRETMNRRRATGGPAENTFAALVGLELRPRRLHDAAALWAHLRQSEGMSGRDDVWSHPDVQPDEQDLDDPQGYQTRRKEREEESAKIDEELQKLLDGGYDGKGSGETS; via the coding sequence ATGAGCGAGAACAACCGGAACAACCAGGGATCCGGCGACGGCGAGAACCCGCAGGACCCCATGGAGGAGTTCTTCAAGCAGCTCTTCGGGGGCCAGATGCCCGGTCAGGGAGACGACGCCGACGCCGGCGGCTCCGCCGGCCGCGGCCCCTCCATGGGCTTCACCGGAAACCCAGGCCAGGGACAGGGCGGATCCGGCGATCAGACCGGCGGCTTCCCCGGCATGCCCCCGGGCTTCGACCCCTCCCAGATGGGCATGCCCATGGACCCGCAGATGATGCAGCAGATCATGGGCCAGGTGCAGGCGATGTTCTCTGCCATGCAGAACCCCTCGGAGGAGGACCAGGGCCCGGTCAACTGGACCATGGCGCGGCAGGCAGCCCGCCAGGCCGCCTCCGGAGACGATCCCAGCGTCTCCTCCGCCGAGCGTCGGGAGATCGATGACGCGCTGCGCCTGGCCGAGATGTGGCTCGACGGAGCCACAGCCTTCGAGAGCCCCGGTGCCATCGGCCACGCCTGGTCCCGCGCCCAGTGGGTGGAGGAGACCTTCGACTCCTGGAAGCGGCTGACCGAACCTGTCGCCGAATCCGTCTCCAAGGCGCTCTCGGGCGCGCTGAAGGAGCAGCTGGATGAGCAGGGCGGCTCGATGCCTCCGGAGATCGCGTCCATGATGGGCGGCGCCGGATCCCAGCAGATCACCGGCATGATCGAATCGATGGGCGGCATGGCCTTCGGCATGCAGCTGGGTCAGGCTGTGGGCGAGCTGGCCAAGGAGGTCCACGGATCCTCGGACATCGGGCTTCCGCTGGCCGGCCACTCCATGGCGCTGCTGCCCAAGAACGTCCGCGAGTTCGGCGAGGGCCTGCAGGTCGACCCCCGAGAGATCCTGCTGTTCCTGGCTCTGCGCGAGGCCGCCCGGATGCGGCTCTTCAGCCGCTCCCCCTGGCTGGAGCAGGATCTCTTCAACGCCGTGGCTCAGTACGCGGCCGGCATCCACATCGATATGAGCCGGATCGAAGAGGCCGCCTCCCAGATCGACCCCAGCAACCCGCAGGCTATGCAGGATGTCCTCGGCGAGGGCCTGTTCACCCCGGAGCGCACCCCCATGCAGGAGGCGGCGCTGAAGCGGATCGAGACCACGCTGGCCCTGATCGAGGGCTGGGTGGACGACGTCGTCTCGCAGGCGGCCGAGCATCTGGAGTCGCTGCCCAGGCTGCGCGAGACCATGAACCGGCGCCGCGCGACCGGCGGACCGGCGGAGAACACCTTCGCCGCATTGGTCGGCCTGGAGCTGCGGCCGCGCCGTCTCCACGACGCCGCCGCACTGTGGGCCCACCTGCGCCAGAGCGAGGGCATGTCCGGACGCGACGATGTCTGGTCCCACCCGGATGTCCAGCCGGATGAGCAGGACCTGGACGACCCGCAGGGCTACCAGACCCGCCGCAAGGAGCGGGAAGAGGAGTCGGCCAAGATCGACGAGGAGCTGCAGAAGCTGCTCGACGGCGGCTACGACGGCAAGGGTTCCGGCGAGACCAGCTGA
- a CDS encoding M48 family metallopeptidase, whose protein sequence is MAYREGEERQMIDGQEVIVIRSAKRKRTISADLVGGTLRLRVPLRLGKGQLEEHARAFQQKLRKKASGSGRSDEDLMRRALELSATYFDDAVRPVSVRWSDRQNSRWGSTTSSQGTIRLSSRLKQMPGWVQDGVLVHELAHLIESGHGPAFRRLVERYPRTKEADAFLEGVSFAQRQQGNS, encoded by the coding sequence ATGGCGTACAGAGAAGGTGAAGAACGGCAGATGATCGATGGCCAGGAGGTCATCGTCATCCGGTCGGCCAAGCGCAAGCGGACCATCAGCGCCGACCTGGTGGGTGGGACGCTGCGCCTGCGGGTTCCGCTGCGCCTGGGCAAGGGGCAGCTGGAGGAGCATGCCCGCGCCTTCCAACAGAAGCTGCGGAAGAAGGCCTCCGGTTCCGGACGCAGCGATGAGGATCTGATGCGACGGGCCTTGGAGCTCTCCGCGACGTACTTCGACGACGCCGTCCGCCCGGTCAGCGTGCGCTGGTCGGACCGCCAGAACTCGCGGTGGGGATCCACCACCTCGTCCCAGGGCACCATCCGGCTCTCATCACGCCTGAAGCAGATGCCGGGCTGGGTCCAGGACGGGGTGTTGGTCCACGAGTTGGCGCATCTGATCGAGTCCGGCCACGGCCCAGCCTTCCGCCGTCTGGTGGAGCGGTATCCGCGCACCAAGGAGGCCGACGCCTTCCTGGAGGGCGTCAGCTTCGCTCAGCGGCAGCAGGGGAACAGCTGA
- a CDS encoding ATP-dependent DNA helicase UvrD2, which translates to MTAEEVLEGLDEEQRQAASTLTGPLCILAGAGTGKTRAITHRIAYGVRAGVYDPHRLLAVTFTARAAAEMRSRLNSLGAPGVQARTFHAAALRQLQYFWPLAIGGTMPQILDHKVRLLAEAARRLHITTDRASLRDLAGEIEWAKVSTLTPDSYLEVAEEGAGRPEPGGVDHRTFAKLYQSYEDVKLDKHLIDFEDVLLLTVGILEDDERVAAQVRQQYRHFVVDEYQDVSPLQQRLLDLWLGGREEICVVGDAAQTIYSFTGATPDFLLNFTSRHKDATVVKLIRDYRSTPEVVQLANTLLSDRTREQARLTDPPAWPDPLRLVSQKSHGPTPQLTQHAEDDAEASWIAEQIGVLQQRGVPLSEIAVLYRTNGQSQAFEQALAQAGISYQLRGSERFFSRAEVREALAALRTSSLVEEGGDTVPEAVRAVLSSHGWRREAPETTGAVRERWESMAALVSLADQLDAEREDFTMKAFLAELEERSAAQHAPTVEGVTLASLHSAKGLEWDAVFLAGLNEGLMPITFAKEQKEIDEERRLFYVGITRARTYLSMSSASSRHSGGRGKRQPSRFLRPLRQELGLEEPTRRIAPSSGSKNPNSSARSKKTATCSSCGTVLSVPTEVKRRRCSECPARYDEALFERLREWRSAQAKELEVPAFMVFTDATLEVIAEKRPRSDEELLKVPGVGRSKLEKHGESVKQVLADSL; encoded by the coding sequence ATGACCGCTGAAGAGGTGCTCGAGGGCCTCGACGAGGAACAGCGGCAGGCCGCCTCCACCCTGACCGGGCCGCTGTGCATCCTGGCTGGAGCCGGCACCGGTAAGACCCGTGCCATCACCCACCGGATCGCCTACGGCGTCCGGGCCGGGGTCTATGACCCTCACCGGCTGTTGGCCGTGACCTTCACCGCTCGGGCCGCCGCGGAGATGCGCTCCCGGCTGAACTCCCTGGGTGCCCCCGGGGTCCAGGCGCGTACGTTCCACGCCGCGGCCCTGCGTCAGCTGCAGTACTTCTGGCCGCTGGCCATCGGCGGCACGATGCCGCAGATCCTGGACCATAAGGTCCGTCTGCTGGCTGAGGCGGCCCGGCGTCTGCACATCACTACTGACCGCGCCTCGCTGCGCGACCTGGCCGGTGAGATCGAATGGGCCAAAGTCTCCACCCTGACCCCGGACTCCTACCTGGAGGTGGCAGAGGAGGGCGCCGGCCGTCCTGAGCCTGGGGGAGTGGATCACCGCACCTTCGCCAAGCTCTACCAGTCCTATGAGGATGTGAAGCTGGATAAGCACCTGATCGATTTCGAGGATGTGCTGCTGCTGACCGTGGGCATCCTGGAGGACGATGAGCGCGTGGCCGCCCAGGTCCGCCAGCAGTACCGGCACTTCGTGGTGGACGAGTATCAGGACGTCTCCCCGCTGCAGCAGCGTCTGCTGGATCTGTGGCTGGGCGGGCGCGAGGAGATCTGTGTGGTCGGCGACGCCGCCCAGACCATCTATTCCTTCACCGGTGCGACTCCGGACTTCCTGCTGAACTTCACCAGTCGCCACAAGGACGCCACCGTGGTCAAGCTCATCCGTGACTACCGCTCCACACCGGAGGTGGTCCAGCTGGCCAACACTCTGCTCTCCGACCGCACCCGGGAGCAGGCCCGACTCACCGACCCGCCGGCCTGGCCGGACCCGCTGCGCCTGGTCTCCCAGAAGAGCCACGGCCCCACCCCGCAGCTGACTCAGCACGCCGAGGACGACGCCGAGGCCTCCTGGATCGCTGAGCAGATCGGTGTGCTGCAGCAGCGTGGGGTGCCGCTGAGCGAGATCGCAGTCCTCTACCGCACCAACGGTCAGTCCCAGGCCTTCGAGCAGGCCCTGGCCCAGGCCGGCATCTCCTATCAGCTGCGCGGCTCGGAACGGTTCTTCTCCCGGGCCGAGGTCCGGGAGGCGCTCGCCGCGCTGCGCACCTCCTCGCTGGTGGAGGAGGGCGGGGACACCGTCCCGGAGGCGGTGCGCGCCGTGCTCTCCTCCCACGGCTGGCGGCGCGAGGCTCCGGAGACCACCGGTGCCGTGCGTGAACGGTGGGAATCCATGGCTGCTCTGGTCTCGCTGGCCGACCAGCTCGACGCCGAGCGCGAGGACTTCACCATGAAGGCCTTCTTGGCAGAGCTGGAGGAGCGTTCGGCCGCCCAGCACGCCCCCACGGTGGAAGGCGTGACCCTGGCTTCGCTGCACTCGGCCAAGGGCCTGGAATGGGACGCGGTGTTCCTGGCCGGCCTGAACGAGGGGCTGATGCCCATCACCTTCGCCAAGGAGCAGAAGGAGATCGATGAGGAGCGTCGTCTCTTCTATGTGGGGATCACCCGTGCCAGGACCTACCTGTCCATGTCCTCGGCCAGCTCTCGGCATTCGGGGGGACGCGGCAAGCGCCAGCCCTCCCGATTCCTGCGTCCGCTGCGCCAGGAGCTCGGCCTGGAGGAGCCCACGCGCCGCATCGCCCCGAGCTCAGGCTCGAAGAATCCCAACTCCTCGGCGCGATCCAAGAAGACAGCTACCTGCTCCAGCTGCGGGACTGTGCTCAGCGTGCCGACAGAGGTCAAGCGCCGTCGCTGCTCCGAATGTCCGGCCCGCTACGACGAGGCCCTCTTCGAGCGGCTGCGTGAGTGGCGCTCCGCTCAGGCCAAGGAGCTGGAGGTCCCGGCCTTCATGGTCTTCACCGACGCGACGCTCGAAGTCATCGCAGAGAAGCGTCCGCGCTCGGACGAGGAGCTGCTGAAGGTCCCCGGCGTGGGCAGGAGCAAGCTGGAGAAGCATGGAGAATCGGTCAAGCAGGTGCTCGCCGACTCGCTGTGA
- the nudC gene encoding NAD(+) diphosphatase, whose product MHSSAGLFALPLAAHQIDRRDADRRRQGWLDEVWSDPQTRVLRLRDRSTPVSTDDAGSLAIRFSSPSEIAAQPPEGAVYLGEVQAGGPELRSHVVAVPTPAADTQPEAASPPASAAQPTSAEGPEDWADFRMIGAALNPIDAALFTQALAVTAWHSSAPFCAQCGHRTEVRHSGWIRFCPGCEAETFPRTDPAVITAVVDDQGRILLGSAHRWEAHRFSTFAGFVEAGESMEEAVLREVGEEAGVRVRSVQYMGSQSWPFPRSLMLGYMAVVEDPRQACADDDEIREVRWFTREQLHREVAAERLRIPPRSSISRALIDHWYGGDVAQDEPVAAETAEPDEPAGTAEPLAAETSEEIR is encoded by the coding sequence ATGCACTCTTCCGCCGGACTGTTCGCCCTGCCTCTTGCCGCACATCAGATCGATCGTCGGGATGCGGACAGGCGCCGGCAGGGCTGGCTGGATGAGGTCTGGTCTGACCCGCAGACCCGCGTGCTGCGGCTGAGGGACCGGAGCACACCGGTCAGCACCGACGACGCCGGCTCGCTCGCCATCCGCTTCAGCTCACCCTCGGAGATCGCAGCCCAGCCGCCCGAGGGGGCGGTCTACCTCGGCGAGGTCCAGGCCGGCGGCCCGGAGCTCCGCAGCCACGTAGTCGCCGTCCCGACGCCGGCCGCGGACACCCAGCCCGAGGCGGCGTCCCCGCCCGCCTCAGCAGCCCAACCCACCTCAGCCGAGGGCCCGGAGGACTGGGCTGATTTCCGGATGATCGGTGCGGCGCTGAATCCGATCGACGCCGCTCTGTTCACCCAGGCTTTGGCGGTCACCGCCTGGCACAGCTCGGCGCCCTTCTGTGCCCAGTGCGGCCACCGCACCGAGGTGCGGCACTCCGGCTGGATACGCTTCTGTCCCGGCTGTGAGGCCGAGACCTTCCCGCGCACGGACCCAGCGGTGATCACCGCCGTCGTCGATGACCAGGGGCGGATCCTGCTCGGCTCGGCCCACCGCTGGGAGGCCCATCGGTTCTCCACCTTCGCCGGCTTCGTGGAGGCCGGAGAATCTATGGAGGAGGCGGTGCTGCGCGAGGTCGGCGAAGAGGCCGGAGTGCGGGTCCGCTCCGTGCAGTACATGGGCTCCCAGTCCTGGCCCTTCCCGCGCTCGCTGATGCTGGGCTATATGGCGGTGGTCGAGGACCCCCGCCAGGCCTGCGCCGATGATGACGAGATCCGAGAGGTCCGCTGGTTCACCCGCGAGCAGCTGCATCGTGAGGTCGCCGCGGAGCGGCTGCGGATCCCACCCAGATCCTCGATCTCGCGTGCGCTGATCGACCACTGGTACGGCGGCGACGTCGCTCAGGACGAACCGGTCGCTGCCGAAACAGCCGAGCCTGACGAACCTGCCGGCACCGCTGAACCCCTTGCTGCCGAGACCTCCGAGGAGATCCGATGA
- a CDS encoding phosphotransferase: protein MRWNSMELAAMATAAVPGLSPTGVAAAADDARDFTAAIVHDAEGNRWRIRSPQHQEAAMRLETELQVLRGFSTAIRAELPFRVPSVAGAVRRGEMRTFVYNHLPGASMGLTELTHGPAGLIDDIARTIAAIHDLSDSVVDHADLPRYSAERYRQRRLNELDQAATTGQIPSLLLRRWEHAMEDQQLWDFEPTVTHGDLHEDSLLIEGERVVAVTGWTDLHIGDPADDFAWLTAVGAPAFRDQVLQAYSQHRSETPDPCLMRRAALTAEFALAQWLVRGKATDNQEMVDEALGLLNQLASDIETYGGQPIALTPMEEEVKAPAETQDSRPVARIGAHATVADHGGWAESGEGDAEPAVITDSSADQSAAQQPAQDQPAQDESTQDRSTQRQAVDADGEPTGQVPQVPQGRWIDPDDEPTGQFPAVPAEEEPTGAIPRVSEEEAAAASEPATTSGSLPIQPDQQTEQRAKQKNFFPAQSANSARSAESAAEAAEETEETEAGGESIYSRHPGLRPPQ from the coding sequence GTGCGATGGAACTCGATGGAACTGGCCGCCATGGCCACTGCAGCCGTGCCCGGGCTCTCCCCCACCGGGGTGGCCGCAGCAGCTGACGACGCCCGGGACTTCACCGCTGCCATCGTCCACGACGCCGAAGGCAACCGGTGGCGCATCCGCTCCCCTCAGCATCAGGAGGCGGCGATGCGCCTGGAGACCGAGCTGCAGGTGCTGCGCGGCTTCTCCACCGCCATCCGTGCCGAACTTCCCTTCCGCGTCCCCAGCGTGGCCGGTGCGGTCCGCCGCGGCGAGATGCGCACCTTCGTCTATAACCATCTTCCCGGCGCCTCGATGGGGCTGACCGAGCTCACCCACGGCCCGGCCGGGCTGATCGATGACATCGCACGGACCATCGCCGCGATCCACGACCTGAGCGATTCGGTGGTGGATCACGCCGACCTTCCGCGCTATTCGGCTGAGCGCTACCGCCAGCGCCGCCTCAACGAGCTCGACCAGGCGGCCACCACAGGCCAGATCCCCTCGCTGCTGCTGCGGCGCTGGGAGCACGCGATGGAGGACCAGCAGCTCTGGGACTTCGAACCCACCGTCACCCACGGGGACCTGCACGAGGACAGCCTGCTGATCGAGGGCGAGCGCGTGGTCGCCGTGACCGGCTGGACCGATCTGCACATCGGGGACCCTGCCGACGACTTCGCCTGGCTGACCGCCGTAGGAGCACCGGCCTTCCGGGACCAGGTGCTGCAGGCCTACAGCCAGCACCGCTCCGAGACGCCCGATCCCTGCCTGATGCGCCGCGCCGCCCTGACCGCGGAGTTCGCATTGGCTCAGTGGCTGGTGCGGGGCAAGGCCACCGACAACCAGGAGATGGTGGATGAGGCGCTGGGGCTGCTGAACCAGCTGGCCTCAGACATCGAGACCTACGGCGGTCAGCCCATCGCACTGACCCCCATGGAGGAAGAGGTCAAGGCACCTGCTGAGACTCAGGATTCCCGTCCGGTGGCCCGGATCGGGGCCCACGCCACCGTCGCCGACCATGGCGGATGGGCTGAGTCCGGCGAGGGCGACGCCGAACCTGCGGTGATCACCGACTCCTCCGCCGACCAGTCCGCGGCGCAGCAGCCAGCGCAGGATCAGCCGGCGCAGGACGAGTCGACACAGGACAGGTCGACACAGAGGCAGGCGGTCGACGCCGACGGCGAGCCCACCGGCCAGGTGCCCCAAGTCCCCCAGGGGCGCTGGATCGACCCGGATGACGAGCCGACCGGTCAATTCCCCGCCGTGCCTGCTGAGGAGGAGCCCACCGGGGCCATCCCGCGAGTCTCTGAGGAGGAGGCTGCGGCAGCCTCGGAGCCCGCCACGACCTCCGGATCGCTGCCGATCCAGCCTGATCAGCAGACCGAGCAGCGGGCGAAGCAGAAGAACTTCTTCCCGGCCCAGTCGGCGAACTCGGCACGCTCTGCTGAGTCGGCGGCTGAGGCGGCCGAGGAGACCGAGGAGACCGAGGCCGGCGGCGAGTCCATCTACTCGCGGCATCCGGGCCTGCGCCCTCCTCAGTAG
- a CDS encoding MFS transporter, which yields MAQPTPPQETTEHLDEPRMSRRQIALAILALSVGGFAVGVTEFAIMGLQREAVADLFGEINEQTNAQGGMLVTFYALGVVIGAPVLSLLGAKRERKSWALFLLALFAGAHVFSYFAPTFESMLLGRFLSGLPHGAYFATAALMAAHMAGPAKRARAIAVVLSGIAIANLTGVPVVTAIGQAFGWRWMFAAVALIAVLTMLAVWVYAPRQQAPRGASMRGELSGLANQRLWVGIALAMVGFSGMFAIYSYISHITVEVTGLGEGVLPWVVFIFGFGMVVGNFVGGWASDKSVLGTVLVAIALVATFMLIFGLVAHIPWLMVLLLFLIGSSASCLGPSMQTHLIDTAPKAPQLAASFHHSAFNAANAMGAMMGAGVIAAGWGYRAPAFAGATTAVLGLVITLYAIYLTKRAGEKV from the coding sequence TTGGCGCAGCCGACACCTCCTCAGGAGACCACTGAGCATCTCGACGAACCGCGGATGTCTCGTCGGCAGATCGCCCTGGCCATCCTGGCGCTGTCTGTCGGAGGATTCGCGGTCGGGGTCACCGAGTTCGCCATCATGGGGCTGCAGCGCGAGGCTGTGGCCGACCTGTTCGGCGAGATCAACGAGCAGACCAATGCCCAGGGCGGCATGCTGGTCACCTTCTATGCGCTCGGTGTGGTGATCGGCGCCCCCGTGCTGTCCCTGCTGGGCGCCAAACGGGAGCGGAAGTCGTGGGCGCTGTTCCTGCTGGCTCTGTTCGCCGGTGCTCACGTGTTCAGCTACTTCGCACCCACCTTCGAGTCCATGCTCCTGGGCCGGTTCCTCTCCGGATTGCCCCACGGTGCCTACTTTGCGACAGCGGCGCTGATGGCCGCGCATATGGCCGGGCCGGCCAAGCGGGCCCGCGCGATCGCCGTGGTGCTCTCCGGGATCGCCATCGCCAACCTGACCGGTGTGCCAGTGGTGACCGCGATCGGCCAGGCCTTCGGCTGGCGCTGGATGTTCGCAGCGGTGGCACTGATCGCAGTGCTGACCATGCTGGCGGTGTGGGTCTATGCTCCGCGTCAGCAGGCCCCGCGGGGCGCTTCCATGCGCGGAGAGCTCAGCGGCCTGGCCAACCAACGGCTGTGGGTGGGCATCGCCCTGGCGATGGTCGGCTTCTCCGGGATGTTCGCGATCTACTCCTACATCTCCCACATCACGGTGGAGGTCACCGGCCTGGGCGAAGGCGTGCTGCCCTGGGTGGTGTTCATCTTCGGCTTCGGCATGGTGGTCGGCAACTTCGTGGGCGGCTGGGCCTCGGACAAGTCAGTGCTGGGCACTGTGCTGGTCGCGATCGCCCTGGTGGCCACGTTCATGCTGATCTTCGGACTGGTGGCCCACATCCCCTGGCTGATGGTGCTGCTACTGTTCCTGATCGGCTCCTCGGCCAGCTGCCTGGGCCCGTCCATGCAGACCCACCTGATCGACACCGCCCCGAAGGCCCCGCAGCTGGCAGCCAGCTTCCACCACTCCGCGTTCAACGCTGCCAACGCCATGGGCGCCATGATGGGCGCCGGAGTCATCGCCGCCGGCTGGGGCTACCGCGCCCCCGCCTTCGCCGGTGCGACCACGGCTGTGCTCGGCTTGGTGATCACCCTGTATGCGATCTACCTGACCAAGCGGGCCGGCGAGAAGGTGTGA
- a CDS encoding PD-(D/E)XK motif protein, which yields MSLAANVDQAFERAAGAGPGTVLSDGGDVFSVVPVSVEGSAEAFYLATDGTNRAIAFLKVAESRARAFRISSVIDVSVMQMRLSSEGEDSSGSHFLKLECELPTLDLAFRRFLEDIRVRIVDGASADGAVAEAARDWRRLLEMAKRPKTVPELAAIFGELKMLQMLAEVHGPQAAAWWKGSDRERHDFRSDAARIEVKTTTQVGGDRVTVHGLGQLDPAGHAVCHLALVEVEVAPEGDSVDSLVQRLLAVGIPEQQLTEALEASDYVVGNAEHSTTRFAVRQIRWWPITEDSPGLKASRIDGELLLGVSDVTFQMSLAALGSPLTDDEGQAALRAFGEEAR from the coding sequence ATGAGTCTCGCAGCCAATGTCGATCAGGCGTTCGAGCGAGCCGCCGGTGCAGGACCGGGGACTGTGCTCTCCGACGGAGGAGACGTCTTCAGCGTCGTCCCGGTGAGCGTCGAAGGCTCGGCGGAGGCCTTCTACCTCGCCACAGATGGGACGAACAGGGCGATCGCTTTTCTGAAGGTGGCGGAGAGCCGTGCCCGGGCATTCCGGATCAGCTCGGTGATCGACGTATCGGTCATGCAGATGCGCCTCTCCTCGGAGGGGGAGGATTCCTCGGGAAGCCATTTCCTGAAGCTGGAGTGCGAGCTGCCCACGCTGGACCTGGCCTTCCGGCGCTTCCTGGAGGACATCAGAGTGCGGATCGTCGATGGCGCTTCCGCAGATGGTGCTGTGGCGGAGGCGGCCCGGGACTGGCGGCGCCTCCTGGAGATGGCGAAGAGGCCCAAGACCGTTCCTGAGCTCGCTGCGATCTTCGGAGAGTTGAAGATGCTCCAGATGCTCGCTGAGGTGCACGGCCCCCAGGCAGCTGCATGGTGGAAGGGCTCAGACCGGGAGCGTCACGACTTTCGCAGCGACGCTGCGCGGATCGAGGTCAAGACCACGACGCAGGTGGGCGGGGACCGGGTGACGGTGCACGGTCTCGGCCAGCTGGACCCCGCCGGTCATGCCGTCTGCCACCTCGCCCTCGTCGAGGTGGAGGTCGCCCCTGAGGGTGACAGCGTCGACTCGCTCGTGCAGCGGCTGCTCGCTGTGGGCATCCCTGAGCAGCAGCTGACCGAGGCGCTGGAGGCATCCGACTATGTGGTGGGCAACGCGGAGCACAGCACCACGCGCTTCGCCGTGCGGCAGATCCGTTGGTGGCCCATCACAGAGGACAGCCCGGGACTGAAGGCTTCGCGCATCGACGGAGAGCTGCTGCTGGGAGTCTCAGACGTGACGTTCCAGATGTCGTTGGCGGCACTCGGCTCGCCGCTGACCGATGACGAGGGGCAGGCGGCGCTCAGAGCATTTGGGGAGGAAGCACGATGA